A single window of Malus sylvestris chromosome 5, drMalSylv7.2, whole genome shotgun sequence DNA harbors:
- the LOC126624086 gene encoding putative vesicle-associated membrane protein 726 yields MGQQSLIYSFVARGTVILAEYTEFTGNFTSIASQCLQKLPATNNKFTYNCDGHTFNYLVDNGFTYCVVAVEAVGRQVPIAFLERIKEDFIGRYGGGKAATAVANSLNKEFGSKLKEHMQYCVDHPEEISKLSKVKAQVSEVKGVMMENIEKVLDRGEKIELLVDKTENLRSQAQDFRQQGTQMRRKMWFQNMKIKLIVLGILIALILIIVLSVCNGFKC; encoded by the exons ATGGGGCAGCAATCGTTGATCTACAGCTTCGTGGCGCGCGGCACGGTGATCCTCGCTGAGTACACGGAATTCACTGGAAACTTCACCAGCATAGCTTCCCAGTGCCTCCAGAAACTTCCGGCCACTAACAACAAGTTCACCTACAACTGCGACGGCCACACCTTCAACTACCTCGTCGATAATGGCTTCA CATATTGTGTAGTTGCAGTTGAGGCGGTTGGTCGACAAGTTCCTATTGCCTTCCTTGAGCGAATCAAGGAGGATTTTATCGGTAGATATGGTGGGGGGAAAGCTGCAACAGCAGTTGCAAATAGCCTAAACAAGGAATTCGG GTCCAAACTGAAGGAGCACATGCAATACTGTGTGGATCATCCCGAGGAGATTAGCAAGCTTTCAAAAGTGAAAGCACAAGTCTCAGAAGTCAAAGGCGTTATGATGGAAAATATTGAAAAG GTTCTTGATCGTGGGGAGAAAATTGAACTTCTGGTTGATAAAACAGAGAACCTCCGCTCACAG GCACAAGATTTTAGGCAGCAGGGAACCCAGATGAGGAGGAAGATGTGGTTCCAGAACATGAAGATCAAGCTGATAGTTTTGGGAATCTTAATCGCTTTGATTCTCATCATCGTTCTATCCGTTTGCAATGGCTTCAAATGCTGA